A window of Acidobacteriota bacterium genomic DNA:
TCCAGGTTCGTCGAACCGGTTGTGCTGCTCTTGCTCAGCAAGAAGGGGCATTCGTACGGATACGACCTGTCGGGCGAACTGCAGCAGCATACCCTCACCGACGCCGAAATCGAGCGAGCGGCCCTCTACAGGGTGCTGCGCCGGCTCGAAATGAACGGCAACGTCAAGTCCGAATGGGATGTCGCCCAGGTGGGACCGGCCCGGCGCGTCTACCGGCTGACGCCGAAGGGGCGCGAGCACCTCGATGAGTGGGCCACCGTTCTCGATCACGTGTCTCACTCGATGGCGCGATTCGTCCGCGACGTCCGGAGCCTTGGCGCCCCGGCCACCGGCCGGCCACCGGCGCGCACGCGCACACACCGCCCTGCGGCGCCGGGACGCAGGTAGGTCGCCGGAGACGCTGGCGACGTGCCGACCCCGGCGGCTATCAACCGACCGTTGGGCGCGGCAATGACCCTGCCGGGCGATCACCGACCGGGCGGCGGTAGAGACGGCCGATCAGGAAGATGGTTCAGCGGGAGAGCGGTACAGCGACGCCGAGTACAGTCCACCACCGGTGTAGTCGAGGCAGACATGACCCAGCCTGTCGAGCCGCTCGTAGTCGGTCGCTCGCAAGGTGTCCAGTTTCGAGGTCGCCGAGTAACCGGGATAGTCCCGCAGGAACGCGCGGAAGGCCGCGTCAACGGCGGTGTCCATTTATCGTGCCCGTCCAGTCTGCTCGGAGCTGGCGTGCGTCGCGCGCGTCGGCGCGGGTTCGCTCATGCTAGCTCTTGCACTCGCAGCACGAGGCGGCATGTTCGTCAGTGATTGGCGCCGCAACGCTTAACTCTCCGGCGAT
This region includes:
- a CDS encoding PadR family transcriptional regulator; the encoded protein is MPSRVCTRHGKDYPCTCAMGNLSRFVEPVVLLLLSKKGHSYGYDLSGELQQHTLTDAEIERAALYRVLRRLEMNGNVKSEWDVAQVGPARRVYRLTPKGREHLDEWATVLDHVSHSMARFVRDVRSLGAPATGRPPARTRTHRPAAPGRR